One window of the Elusimicrobium sp. An273 genome contains the following:
- the rpsD gene encoding 30S ribosomal protein S4 — protein MSRYTGPSCKKCRKLDCKLFLKGTKCYTNCVIDKLAAVTKRGGKVRKAKVSEYGVRLQEKQKARLQSGMSEIPFRNLFDAAAKAEGQTGENFLRKLETRLDNVVRRLGFAVSLKAARQLVLHGCVTVNGKAVNVPSYQLRIGDKVTLNNALAENVQVKQALTEAEKRNQRPSFLEYDAEKMTGKLLRWPDRAEMSYPVNEQLIVEYYSK, from the coding sequence ATGTCTAGATATACAGGACCCAGCTGCAAAAAGTGCAGAAAATTAGATTGCAAACTTTTCTTGAAAGGAACCAAATGCTACACCAACTGCGTGATTGACAAGTTGGCGGCCGTAACCAAACGCGGCGGCAAAGTCAGAAAAGCCAAAGTGTCCGAATACGGTGTTCGCTTGCAGGAAAAACAGAAAGCCAGACTGCAGTCCGGCATGTCGGAAATTCCGTTCCGCAATTTGTTTGACGCCGCCGCCAAGGCCGAAGGCCAGACGGGTGAAAACTTCTTGCGCAAACTGGAAACCCGCTTGGACAATGTCGTGCGCCGCTTAGGTTTTGCGGTTTCGCTGAAAGCCGCCCGCCAGCTCGTGCTGCACGGATGCGTAACCGTGAACGGAAAAGCGGTCAACGTACCGTCTTACCAGCTGCGCATCGGCGATAAGGTAACCCTCAACAACGCCTTGGCGGAAAATGTCCAGGTCAAGCAGGCTCTTACCGAAGCGGAAAAACGCAACCAGCGCCCCAGCTTTTTGGAATATGACGCGGAGAAAATGACCGGTAAACTCTTAAGATGGCCCGACAGAGCGGAAATGTCCTACCCTGTCAACGAGCAGCTCATCGTAGAATACTACTCTAAATAA
- the map gene encoding type I methionyl aminopeptidase — protein MIEVKNDNEIQKMREAGKVTAAVLKQMTEMVKPGISTLDLDQAAEKTIRSFGATPLFLGYYGFPGSICASVNEEVVHGIPKKDRILKSGDIISIDTGARLDGFCSDAAITLGVGKVSDEAQRLMDVTKKSLYKAIGQVKPGRRLGDVQHAVETFAISQGMGVVRDYCGHGIGRNMHEEPSIPNFGKPGTGPLLEKGMVLAIEPMLTAGTFRVRELDDGWTVVTRDGSYAAHFEHTVAVTANGSEILTAFE, from the coding sequence ATGATAGAAGTAAAAAACGATAACGAAATCCAAAAAATGCGGGAAGCGGGCAAAGTAACCGCGGCGGTCTTGAAGCAGATGACCGAAATGGTGAAGCCCGGCATTTCTACGCTGGATTTGGATCAGGCAGCCGAGAAGACGATCCGCTCCTTCGGGGCGACGCCGCTGTTTCTGGGCTACTATGGGTTTCCGGGCAGCATTTGCGCTTCGGTAAACGAAGAAGTCGTGCACGGAATTCCAAAAAAAGATAGAATATTAAAGAGTGGTGATATTATCAGTATCGATACGGGAGCCCGCCTTGACGGCTTCTGTTCGGATGCCGCAATCACCCTCGGTGTGGGGAAAGTTTCCGATGAAGCCCAAAGACTGATGGACGTAACCAAAAAGTCTTTATATAAGGCAATCGGGCAAGTCAAGCCGGGCCGTCGCTTAGGCGATGTGCAGCACGCGGTGGAAACTTTTGCCATATCCCAAGGTATGGGCGTGGTGCGTGATTATTGCGGGCACGGAATCGGCCGCAATATGCACGAGGAGCCCAGTATCCCGAACTTCGGGAAACCGGGCACGGGGCCGTTGTTGGAGAAAGGAATGGTCTTGGCCATAGAGCCCATGCTTACTGCGGGAACGTTTAGAGTCAGGGAGTTGGATGACGGCTGGACGGTGGTAACCAGAGACGGCAGCTACGCTGCCCACTTTGAACACACGGTAGCCGTTACCGCTAACGGCAGTGAAATTCTCACTGCTTTTGAATAA
- the rpsK gene encoding 30S ribosomal protein S11 translates to MAEEKVTTAAPAKAPAAKGRKKNAKAPVFGVVHIYCSFNNTIVTVSDDKGNTIAWSTAGSHGFKGTKKSTPFAAQITSHKAAEKAAAMGMREVAVKVCGPGQGRETAVRAVQQAGLTVSSIKDITPIPHNGCRPPKARRV, encoded by the coding sequence ATGGCAGAAGAAAAAGTAACAACGGCCGCGCCGGCGAAAGCTCCCGCGGCGAAAGGAAGAAAGAAAAACGCCAAAGCACCGGTTTTCGGTGTGGTGCACATTTACTGCTCGTTCAACAACACGATTGTGACTGTTTCGGACGACAAGGGCAACACGATTGCTTGGTCTACCGCCGGATCTCACGGCTTTAAAGGCACCAAGAAAAGCACTCCGTTTGCCGCGCAGATTACCAGCCACAAAGCGGCCGAAAAAGCTGCCGCCATGGGCATGCGCGAAGTGGCCGTAAAAGTTTGCGGGCCGGGCCAGGGCAGAGAAACTGCCGTGCGCGCCGTGCAGCAAGCCGGCCTTACCGTGTCTTCTATTAAAGACATCACCCCCATCCCCCACAACGGATGCAGACCGCCCAAAGCCAGGAGAGTATAA
- the infA gene encoding translation initiation factor IF-1: MSDKIEIEGKVLEALPNAMFKIEIPGGKVILGHISGKMRVHHIRILPGDKVRLELSPYDLTRGRITYREK, translated from the coding sequence ATGAGCGATAAAATCGAAATTGAAGGTAAAGTCCTGGAAGCGCTGCCCAATGCGATGTTCAAGATAGAAATCCCGGGCGGGAAAGTTATTCTGGGGCATATATCCGGCAAAATGAGAGTTCATCATATAAGAATTCTTCCGGGCGACAAGGTCAGGCTGGAACTTTCTCCGTACGATCTGACCCGCGGGAGAATAACTTATAGGGAGAAATAA
- the secY gene encoding preprotein translocase subunit SecY gives MANNTVANIFNAPELKKRLLFLIGALAVFRIAAAIPIPGINTDVLKQLFAAHQNGILGFMNIFSGGALGKFSILALGIMPYINASIIMGLVRGAHIFPALDRMHKEGESGRRKENQITRIFALFLALLQGAMMTFAITKVEGAGGVSAVVNPSFMFFVTTVLTLAAGTMFVMWLGEQITEKGVGNGISLIIFAGIVDRLPGAIMEVVNRVQTEEMDFFMALVIFGAAVVITALVVWLETAQRQIPVQYAKRQVGNKTYGGQTSYLPLKIDQSGVIAVIFASSVISLPLTIASFNQEAPWAQKMLEAMNHSSWLYMLVFSALIIFFCYFYNSMTINPSDLADNMKKWGGFIPGIRPGEPTKNYIEWVMNRLTFCGAIFVCLIAVLPDFFRAEFNVDFYFGGTALLIVVGVALDTVGQVQAHLLARNYEPLMKGSKRIKGRWFNVGQ, from the coding sequence ATGGCTAACAACACAGTTGCAAATATCTTTAACGCCCCCGAACTCAAGAAGAGACTTCTCTTCTTGATCGGGGCGTTGGCTGTTTTCCGGATTGCGGCCGCAATCCCAATACCCGGCATCAACACCGATGTGTTGAAACAATTGTTTGCCGCACACCAGAACGGTATTCTTGGGTTTATGAATATCTTTTCGGGCGGCGCATTGGGCAAGTTTTCCATTTTGGCCCTGGGTATTATGCCGTACATCAACGCGTCCATCATCATGGGACTGGTGCGCGGAGCGCACATTTTCCCGGCGTTAGACAGGATGCACAAAGAGGGTGAATCCGGCAGAAGAAAAGAAAACCAGATTACCCGTATTTTTGCACTGTTTTTGGCGCTCTTGCAGGGCGCGATGATGACGTTTGCCATTACGAAAGTAGAAGGCGCAGGCGGCGTATCTGCGGTTGTAAATCCCTCTTTTATGTTCTTCGTCACCACCGTGCTGACGTTAGCTGCCGGTACGATGTTTGTGATGTGGCTGGGTGAACAAATTACGGAAAAAGGGGTGGGCAACGGTATTTCGCTCATCATCTTTGCCGGAATCGTAGACCGCTTGCCCGGCGCGATTATGGAAGTGGTCAACCGCGTACAAACGGAAGAAATGGATTTCTTCATGGCGCTTGTTATTTTCGGCGCGGCGGTGGTCATTACCGCGTTGGTGGTGTGGCTGGAAACGGCCCAGCGCCAAATTCCGGTGCAGTATGCCAAACGTCAGGTGGGCAACAAAACCTATGGCGGGCAGACCAGCTATTTGCCGCTGAAAATTGACCAGAGCGGCGTAATCGCGGTAATCTTTGCTTCTTCCGTGATTTCGCTGCCGCTGACGATTGCCAGCTTTAACCAGGAAGCTCCCTGGGCGCAGAAAATGCTGGAAGCCATGAACCACAGCAGCTGGCTGTATATGCTGGTGTTCTCGGCGCTGATTATCTTCTTCTGCTATTTCTACAACTCGATGACGATTAACCCGTCCGACTTGGCGGATAATATGAAGAAGTGGGGTGGTTTTATCCCCGGCATTCGCCCCGGCGAACCGACCAAGAACTACATTGAATGGGTCATGAACCGGCTGACGTTCTGCGGTGCCATTTTCGTTTGTTTGATTGCGGTACTGCCGGACTTCTTCCGCGCGGAATTTAACGTAGACTTTTATTTCGGCGGAACGGCGCTGTTAATCGTGGTAGGCGTTGCGTTGGATACGGTAGGCCAAGTACAGGCGCACTTGTTGGCGCGCAACTACGAACCGCTGATGAAAGGCAGCAAACGGATTAAAGGCCGCTGGTTTAACGTAGGCCAGTAA
- the mrdA gene encoding penicillin-binding protein 2: protein MAVTKIFFNARLKVMMALACIAGGVIALRLVDIQVLRHQAYLQMAERNRTQVIYQTAPRGRVFTADGVAVATNAPSFSFYYLGAGNTDPAYLEQLARDFAPRLKMTPQEILAKLEQGVKTGKATLLAENLSTKSTVALQELQLYYPGVYLIEETKRTYPYGGFASHLLGYIGSMDDREWRNRDLRMGYRLNSKIGKNGIEKKFEKELKGRDGGVYLEVDYRGRVKSIIQDKKWSAGSDVYLTLDFKLQQAAEEGLKKSNTGRGAAVALDPRTGAVLAMASAPAYDPNIFVQYSDEENPKQSKKISEYNLAIQGTYPPASTFKIITAAAALEYGHLDVHRKINCPGYYDSGPRVFKCWGTHGPVDFFDGMSNSCDVYFYQVAAQTGSAAIERVQRKFMFGRQTGIDLPGEKAGNLYGPTRRARNKTYWFIGDTLNLSIGQGELLVTPLKLAQFAAAVASRGNVYRPYYVDKIVSNQTGKVQQIGKTEILQKADLKPETYDLLFQALKHTVDHGTAARVRIEGLDVYGKTGTAQNPHGDDHGWFLAFAGRKGEEPSIALAVFVEFGKGGSSAAGPIARSMLEAYFGVEKPAPKPAAAKVPQRTEEDYEELLTPGEQDGSI from the coding sequence ATGGCTGTTACCAAGATTTTTTTTAACGCGCGTTTAAAAGTGATGATGGCCCTGGCTTGCATTGCAGGCGGCGTGATTGCGCTGCGCCTGGTGGACATACAAGTACTTCGCCACCAAGCTTACTTGCAAATGGCGGAGCGAAACCGCACCCAAGTTATCTATCAAACGGCGCCGCGCGGACGTGTGTTTACGGCAGACGGCGTGGCCGTGGCCACCAATGCCCCTTCTTTTAGTTTTTATTACTTGGGCGCGGGAAATACAGACCCCGCGTACTTGGAACAGCTGGCGCGCGATTTTGCCCCGCGGCTTAAAATGACGCCGCAGGAAATTCTTGCCAAGTTGGAGCAGGGCGTCAAAACCGGAAAAGCCACGCTGCTGGCGGAAAACTTGTCTACCAAAAGCACGGTCGCCTTGCAGGAACTGCAGCTGTATTACCCCGGTGTTTATTTGATTGAAGAAACCAAGCGAACCTATCCGTATGGCGGGTTTGCCAGCCATTTGCTGGGATATATCGGCAGTATGGACGACCGGGAATGGCGCAACCGCGATTTGCGGATGGGGTATCGGTTAAATTCCAAGATCGGCAAGAACGGGATTGAGAAAAAATTTGAAAAAGAATTGAAAGGGCGCGACGGCGGCGTGTATTTGGAAGTGGATTACCGCGGGCGCGTCAAAAGCATTATTCAAGACAAAAAATGGTCGGCCGGAAGTGACGTCTACCTGACGCTTGATTTTAAACTGCAGCAGGCGGCGGAAGAAGGCCTCAAAAAATCGAACACGGGCCGCGGCGCCGCCGTGGCGCTGGATCCGCGCACGGGGGCGGTGCTTGCTATGGCCAGCGCGCCCGCGTACGACCCGAATATTTTTGTGCAGTACAGCGACGAAGAAAACCCCAAGCAGTCCAAAAAAATAAGCGAATACAATTTAGCCATTCAAGGCACTTATCCGCCGGCCTCCACGTTTAAAATCATCACGGCGGCGGCCGCGCTGGAATACGGCCACCTGGATGTGCACCGCAAAATCAACTGTCCCGGCTATTATGATTCCGGCCCGCGGGTGTTTAAGTGTTGGGGCACCCACGGCCCGGTGGATTTTTTTGACGGGATGAGCAATTCCTGCGACGTTTATTTTTACCAAGTGGCCGCCCAAACGGGCTCGGCCGCCATTGAACGGGTGCAGCGCAAATTTATGTTTGGCCGCCAAACCGGGATTGACCTTCCGGGGGAAAAAGCAGGCAACCTCTACGGCCCCACCCGCCGTGCCCGCAACAAAACCTATTGGTTCATCGGCGATACGTTAAACCTGTCTATCGGGCAGGGGGAACTGCTGGTTACGCCGCTTAAACTGGCGCAGTTTGCGGCGGCCGTGGCCAGCCGGGGCAACGTATACCGGCCTTATTATGTGGACAAAATCGTCAGCAACCAAACCGGCAAAGTCCAGCAAATCGGCAAGACGGAAATTTTGCAAAAAGCCGATTTAAAGCCGGAAACTTACGATTTGCTCTTTCAAGCGCTCAAACACACCGTAGACCACGGCACCGCCGCGCGGGTGCGCATTGAAGGCTTGGACGTATACGGCAAGACCGGCACGGCCCAAAACCCTCACGGGGACGACCACGGCTGGTTTTTGGCTTTTGCCGGGCGGAAGGGGGAGGAGCCTTCCATTGCTTTGGCGGTATTTGTGGAATTTGGAAAAGGCGGCAGTTCCGCCGCCGGGCCGATTGCCCGCTCCATGCTGGAGGCCTATTTTGGTGTTGAAAAGCCCGCGCCAAAGCCGGCCGCGGCCAAAGTGCCCCAGCGGACGGAAGAGGATTACGAAGAATTGTTGACTCCGGGAGAACAAGATGGCAGCATTTAG
- a CDS encoding rod shape-determining protein, with translation MVIDYLGGLFSSDLGMDLGTANCLIYVKDKGIVLREPSVVAVERETGEVKAVGAKAKQMLGRTPANIVAVRPMKNGVIADFEVTQEMIRYFIRKVHSRSSLLRPRIVIGIPSDITGVERRAVDDAARQAGAREVYLIEEPMASAMGADLPIAEPHASMIVDIGGGTTEVAVISLGGMVVAKSIDVAGDELTECIVQYFRKKYNLIIGETTAEEVKINLGSVYPLKEEKSMEVKGRDQTQGLPRTLTVTSEEIRQALMEPVRLIIDVIKSTLEETPPELAADLVDRGLVVAGGGSLLRGITELIRKETDIPVHRAADPLSCVALGTGKFLEQLNEKGSRFFGSRHKSF, from the coding sequence ATGGTAATAGACTATCTGGGAGGGCTTTTCTCCTCAGACTTAGGGATGGATCTGGGTACGGCCAACTGTCTGATTTATGTAAAGGACAAAGGCATCGTATTGCGGGAACCGTCCGTAGTCGCTGTGGAACGGGAAACCGGCGAAGTAAAGGCCGTGGGGGCCAAAGCCAAGCAAATGCTGGGCCGTACGCCCGCCAACATCGTGGCCGTACGCCCGATGAAAAACGGCGTGATTGCGGATTTTGAAGTTACGCAGGAAATGATTCGCTACTTCATCCGCAAAGTTCACAGCAGAAGCAGTCTGTTACGTCCTAGAATTGTAATTGGCATTCCCTCGGACATTACCGGCGTGGAAAGACGCGCGGTGGATGACGCCGCCCGCCAAGCGGGTGCGCGCGAGGTCTATTTGATAGAGGAGCCCATGGCTTCGGCCATGGGCGCCGATTTGCCGATTGCAGAACCGCATGCCAGCATGATTGTGGATATCGGCGGCGGTACGACGGAAGTGGCCGTCATTTCCCTGGGGGGAATGGTGGTGGCCAAATCCATTGATGTGGCCGGCGACGAATTGACCGAATGCATTGTGCAGTATTTCCGCAAGAAATACAACTTGATTATCGGCGAAACGACGGCGGAAGAAGTAAAAATCAATTTAGGCTCCGTCTATCCCTTGAAAGAAGAAAAATCCATGGAAGTAAAAGGGCGCGACCAGACGCAAGGCCTGCCCCGCACGCTGACGGTAACTTCGGAAGAAATCCGCCAAGCGCTCATGGAACCGGTGCGGCTGATTATTGACGTCATCAAGAGCACCTTGGAAGAAACTCCGCCCGAGCTCGCGGCCGACCTGGTGGACAGAGGCTTGGTAGTGGCCGGCGGCGGCAGCCTGCTAAGAGGCATTACCGAGCTGATCCGCAAAGAAACGGACATTCCCGTTCACCGTGCGGCGGATCCGCTGAGCTGTGTGGCGTTGGGTACGGGAAAATTCTTGGAACAGTTGAACGAAAAAGGCTCCCGGTTCTTTGGTTCCCGCCACAAATCTTTCTAG
- the rpsM gene encoding 30S ribosomal protein S13, whose protein sequence is MARVAGIDLPKNKRIDVALEYIYGIGKKNAKEVLAKLNGQIDPATRVKDLTEQQAGLLNTILQKEYKVEGELRREVAQNIHRAIEIGSYRGQRHRRNLPVRGQRTKTNSRTRRGRRKTVGSKTK, encoded by the coding sequence ATGGCTAGAGTCGCAGGTATTGATTTACCGAAAAATAAAAGAATAGATGTCGCGTTGGAATACATTTATGGCATCGGCAAGAAAAACGCCAAAGAAGTGCTTGCCAAATTGAACGGCCAGATTGATCCCGCCACCCGCGTGAAAGACTTGACCGAACAGCAGGCCGGTTTGCTCAACACCATTTTGCAGAAAGAATACAAAGTGGAAGGCGAATTGCGCCGCGAAGTGGCGCAAAACATTCACCGCGCCATTGAAATTGGTTCTTACAGAGGCCAGCGCCACCGCCGCAACCTGCCGGTTCGCGGACAACGCACCAAAACCAACAGCAGAACCCGCCGCGGCAGAAGAAAAACCGTGGGTTCCAAAACCAAATAA
- a CDS encoding adenylate kinase, whose protein sequence is MIFAFRSAGLNAVLFVKDLKVNIVLMGCPGAGKGTQSAKLQDVFHLKHISTGDVLRAEIASGSALGKEIAGIINKGNLVPDELMISILEKIVKATDKGIIFDGFPRTVAQAKALDEMMKRLQREITEVVMIELPESEVVSRIASRRQCRKCGEILHVAPDAPASSACPVCGGELYTRPDDTPERVKHRLEVYHTETLPVKNFYQNSGKYVEINGNQTPEQVFEDIVRVLKKVK, encoded by the coding sequence ATGATTTTTGCGTTTAGATCTGCGGGTCTAAACGCGGTATTGTTTGTAAAGGACTTAAAAGTGAATATCGTTTTAATGGGTTGCCCCGGTGCCGGAAAAGGCACCCAATCGGCGAAACTGCAGGATGTGTTTCATTTAAAGCATATTTCCACGGGGGACGTGCTCCGTGCGGAAATTGCTTCCGGTTCCGCCTTGGGAAAAGAAATTGCCGGTATCATCAACAAAGGCAATTTGGTGCCGGATGAACTGATGATTTCCATTTTGGAAAAAATCGTAAAGGCGACGGACAAAGGAATTATTTTTGACGGGTTCCCGCGCACGGTGGCGCAGGCGAAGGCGTTAGACGAAATGATGAAACGCCTGCAGCGCGAAATTACGGAAGTAGTTATGATTGAGCTGCCGGAAAGCGAAGTGGTCAGCCGGATTGCTTCGCGCCGCCAATGCCGCAAATGCGGGGAAATTCTACACGTGGCGCCCGATGCGCCGGCCAGCAGTGCCTGCCCGGTGTGCGGCGGGGAGCTGTATACCCGCCCGGACGACACGCCCGAACGCGTGAAACACCGCTTGGAAGTGTATCACACGGAAACGCTGCCGGTAAAAAACTTTTACCAGAACAGCGGCAAGTATGTAGAAATTAACGGGAATCAAACGCCCGAACAAGTTTTTGAAGACATTGTACGTGTCCTCAAGAAGGTAAAATGA
- the mreC gene encoding rod shape-determining protein MreC, giving the protein MSLRKKTPKKQTTPGARRRFLLPLSFLLLSFLLMILPLEGFVSSVKAVLAYVFIPQVRLAHGTAKYAENVHQTVRELLDAHRENRELKQEIEMTKLLASQAEAILDENGRLTEILRLNPARRWTGVWAKVAYREPTQWNTVIIDKGSRDGIRERSAVISMQEGKEGLAGVVVEVTENTSKVLLVRDEDFSAAVYLERGQEEGLLVGNGPRPVRIKYIPLLTHVEKGDKVFTASTSSIFPAGILVGEVSGVREDESFQTALTVNVDPLVSSAAVKEVFVILDNEAKK; this is encoded by the coding sequence ATGTCATTGCGAAAAAAAACACCTAAAAAACAAACCACGCCGGGGGCCCGGCGGCGGTTTTTGCTGCCCCTGTCGTTTTTGCTGCTTTCCTTTTTATTGATGATCTTGCCGCTGGAAGGCTTTGTGTCTTCGGTCAAAGCGGTATTGGCGTACGTTTTTATTCCGCAGGTGCGTTTGGCGCACGGGACGGCAAAATATGCCGAAAATGTGCATCAAACGGTGCGGGAACTGTTAGACGCCCACCGCGAAAACCGCGAACTCAAGCAAGAAATTGAAATGACCAAATTGCTGGCCTCGCAGGCGGAAGCAATTTTGGACGAAAACGGACGGCTGACGGAAATTTTGCGTTTAAATCCGGCCCGCCGCTGGACGGGGGTTTGGGCCAAAGTGGCGTACCGGGAGCCTACGCAGTGGAACACGGTCATTATTGACAAAGGCAGCCGCGACGGCATCCGCGAAAGAAGCGCCGTCATTTCCATGCAGGAAGGGAAAGAGGGCCTGGCGGGCGTAGTGGTGGAAGTAACGGAAAATACGTCCAAGGTGTTGCTGGTGCGGGATGAAGATTTTTCGGCGGCCGTTTATCTGGAGCGTGGTCAGGAAGAAGGCCTTTTGGTAGGAAACGGGCCCCGGCCGGTGCGCATTAAGTATATCCCGCTTTTAACACACGTGGAAAAAGGCGACAAAGTGTTTACGGCCTCCACCAGCAGCATTTTTCCGGCGGGGATTTTAGTGGGGGAAGTAAGCGGCGTGCGGGAAGATGAAAGTTTCCAAACGGCGCTTACGGTCAATGTCGATCCGCTTGTGTCTTCGGCGGCGGTCAAAGAAGTGTTTGTGATTTTGGATAACGAGGCGAAAAAATAA
- a CDS encoding DNA-directed RNA polymerase subunit alpha yields the protein MAFNELVLPQKIQLEEKTASDSYGKFIAEPYESGYGHTVGNSLRRILLSGMEGAAVTAVKIAGAVHEFSTIPNVREDVINILLNLKRLRVKMEGKNRDCLQLHVAKPGVITAADIEESDGVEIVNKDLTLATLEVGGSLDMEIEISRGKGYVPAEDLAKIQRPAGFIPVDALFSPIVKVHYDVEPARVGQKTDYDRLILEITTDGTLLPARALHRAAVLLSNSLHIFTIEGEDDCVATTSDEAVEEPVSMTGSVAGANVNSKLDELLNQSIEFIELSSRSINCLKSENINTVRDLVKMSEDDLKMIKNFGAKSMDEIKERLAEMNLSLGMKI from the coding sequence ATGGCTTTTAATGAATTAGTCCTTCCCCAAAAGATTCAGTTGGAAGAAAAGACTGCGTCCGACTCCTACGGTAAATTTATCGCGGAGCCGTACGAAAGCGGTTATGGCCACACGGTGGGCAACTCCTTGCGCCGGATTTTGCTGTCCGGTATGGAAGGCGCCGCCGTTACCGCCGTTAAAATCGCCGGGGCCGTGCACGAATTCAGCACGATTCCGAATGTACGGGAAGACGTCATCAACATCTTGCTTAACTTGAAACGCCTGCGCGTGAAAATGGAAGGCAAGAACCGCGACTGCCTGCAGCTGCATGTTGCCAAGCCGGGAGTGATCACGGCGGCCGATATTGAAGAATCCGACGGAGTGGAAATCGTCAATAAAGACCTGACCCTGGCCACCTTGGAAGTAGGCGGCAGCTTGGATATGGAAATTGAAATTTCCCGCGGCAAAGGCTATGTTCCTGCCGAAGATTTAGCCAAAATTCAGCGCCCGGCCGGTTTTATTCCGGTGGATGCGCTGTTCTCTCCCATTGTGAAGGTTCACTACGATGTGGAACCGGCCCGTGTGGGGCAGAAGACGGACTACGACCGCTTGATTCTGGAAATCACGACCGACGGCACGTTGCTGCCGGCCCGCGCGTTGCACCGCGCGGCGGTGTTGCTGTCCAACTCGCTGCATATTTTCACGATTGAAGGCGAAGACGACTGCGTAGCCACCACCAGCGACGAAGCGGTGGAGGAACCGGTTTCGATGACGGGTTCCGTGGCGGGGGCGAACGTCAATTCCAAACTGGATGAATTGCTCAACCAATCCATTGAGTTTATTGAATTGTCTTCCCGCTCCATCAACTGCCTCAAGTCCGAAAACATCAACACGGTGCGCGACTTGGTGAAAATGTCCGAAGACGATCTGAAAATGATCAAGAACTTCGGCGCCAAATCCATGGACGAGATTAAAGAAAGACTTGCCGAGATGAACCTTTCGCTCGGTATGAAAATTTAA
- the rpmJ gene encoding 50S ribosomal protein L36, translating into MKVRASVKKICQKCKIIKRNGVVRVVCEVAKHKQRQG; encoded by the coding sequence ATGAAAGTCAGAGCCAGTGTAAAGAAAATATGTCAGAAATGCAAAATCATTAAACGCAACGGCGTCGTCCGTGTGGTTTGCGAAGTCGCGAAGCACAAACAGCGCCAAGGTTAA
- the rplQ gene encoding 50S ribosomal protein L17 — protein MIKNTGYRKLGKTASHRKAMLNNMATSIILHEEVKTTLPKAKEVRRVVEGLITLAKAKNERAAKDTLKDAAAMKKLFEVLAARYANRAGGFCRIYRAGVRQGDNAQVAIVKLVE, from the coding sequence ATGATTAAAAATACCGGATACAGAAAACTTGGCAAGACTGCGTCCCACCGCAAAGCGATGCTCAACAATATGGCCACGAGCATTATCCTTCACGAAGAAGTGAAGACCACCTTGCCCAAAGCCAAAGAAGTCAGACGCGTGGTGGAAGGGTTGATTACCCTGGCCAAAGCCAAAAACGAACGCGCCGCCAAAGACACCTTGAAAGATGCCGCGGCCATGAAAAAGCTGTTTGAAGTGTTGGCTGCCCGCTATGCCAACCGCGCCGGCGGTTTCTGCCGCATTTACCGCGCGGGTGTGCGCCAAGGCGACAACGCCCAAGTGGCTATCGTTAAATTGGTAGAATAG
- the mreD gene encoding rod shape-determining protein MreD — MWSFVKLVFLFVLATVFHWAFASIFSYWGLSVNILLAFAAAFCAVLKPAFGYPAAFFCGLFLDFFGTKLFGNNAFTFTVCACIVYNLSERFDFDAFFPQIVTVFGLTFLAGVLNSLLFLWFTSAALWPGFWSLLGGAFVSAVFAPVVFWLVRRVLGKGSICRQL, encoded by the coding sequence ATGTGGAGTTTTGTAAAACTGGTTTTTTTATTTGTACTGGCCACTGTTTTTCACTGGGCGTTTGCGTCTATTTTTTCGTACTGGGGGCTGAGCGTAAACATTTTGCTCGCGTTTGCGGCGGCGTTTTGCGCCGTTTTAAAACCGGCTTTCGGCTATCCGGCGGCTTTTTTCTGTGGGCTGTTTTTGGATTTTTTCGGTACGAAACTTTTTGGCAACAACGCCTTTACGTTTACGGTGTGCGCGTGTATTGTTTATAATTTGTCCGAACGATTTGATTTTGATGCGTTCTTCCCGCAAATTGTTACCGTCTTTGGGCTTACCTTCCTGGCGGGGGTATTGAACAGTTTGCTTTTCCTGTGGTTTACGTCGGCCGCCCTGTGGCCGGGATTTTGGAGCTTATTGGGCGGGGCTTTTGTAAGCGCCGTTTTTGCGCCGGTCGTTTTTTGGCTGGTGCGACGGGTGCTGGGCAAAGGAAGCATCTGCCGGCAGTTGTAG